From the genome of Ornithobacterium rhinotracheale, one region includes:
- a CDS encoding DUF488 domain-containing protein, which produces MKPKFTVRRVYEKDFPQGEFRVLVDRLWPRGISKEAAQISLWEKDITPSAELRQAYHHAQISYEDFAQRYRQELLQNDENVQNFLQKISQHPAVTLVTAVKDIAHSHIPVLLSVLEA; this is translated from the coding sequence ATGAAACCCAAATTCACAGTGCGGCGCGTGTATGAGAAGGATTTTCCGCAGGGGGAGTTCCGTGTGTTGGTAGATAGGCTTTGGCCGCGCGGCATCTCCAAGGAGGCGGCGCAAATCAGCCTTTGGGAGAAGGACATCACCCCCAGTGCCGAGCTACGGCAGGCGTACCACCACGCGCAAATTTCGTACGAGGATTTCGCACAGAGATACCGCCAAGAATTGCTTCAAAATGATGAAAATGTGCAAAATTTCTTGCAAAAAATCAGTCAGCACCCTGCCGTAACGCTCGTTACCGCCGTGAAGGACATTGCCCACAGCCATATCCCCGTACTGCTTTCGGTGTTGGAGGCGTGA
- a CDS encoding lactate utilization protein B, translating to MSEKIVDVVKNSAEFINQDNIHEPMHDKFLWRSRMRRDSAAAQIPEWETLRNLASQIKEHTLTHLDRYVEQFATNAEKKGITVHWAKDAAEHNQIVLEIIQKNKRSRLIKSKSMLQEECGMTPFLEKHGIEVLESDLGERIQQLSHERPSHIVVPAIHKTAEDVARVFAENIGTDPNNHDPAQLTEAMRQNARPKFLKSDVGMTGANFAIAETGTFVVCTNEGNADLTASLPNLHIASIGIEKILPKKEDLGVFIRLLSRSALGTPATQYTSHFSAPRDGAEMHIVLVDNGRSKRLGNDDFWESLKCIRCGACMNTCPVYRRSGGLAYGATYSGPIGVIIDPTFDEEKYSELPFHSSLCGSCTEVCPVHINISDQIMKWRQVMVRHKHMPWARRKMFDAADHVLGSPKLFRTAEKVGHYAEKFAPDALIYFKANGYGEFHDMPKVKKETFRDWYLKNRKEK from the coding sequence ATGAGCGAGAAAATAGTAGATGTAGTGAAAAACTCCGCCGAGTTCATCAATCAGGATAATATCCACGAGCCGATGCACGATAAATTTCTGTGGCGTTCCAGAATGCGAAGAGACAGCGCCGCGGCGCAAATCCCCGAGTGGGAAACCTTGCGCAACCTCGCCTCGCAAATTAAGGAGCATACCCTCACGCACTTGGATAGATATGTGGAGCAATTTGCCACCAATGCCGAAAAAAAGGGCATCACCGTGCATTGGGCAAAAGATGCCGCCGAGCATAATCAAATCGTTTTAGAAATTATTCAGAAAAACAAACGCTCGCGCTTAATCAAAAGTAAATCGATGCTACAAGAGGAATGCGGAATGACGCCCTTCCTTGAAAAACACGGCATCGAGGTGCTGGAATCGGATTTGGGCGAACGCATTCAGCAACTCTCCCACGAGCGCCCCAGCCACATTGTGGTGCCTGCCATTCATAAAACGGCCGAAGATGTGGCGCGCGTGTTTGCCGAAAACATTGGGACAGACCCCAATAACCACGACCCTGCCCAGCTCACCGAGGCGATGCGCCAAAATGCACGCCCTAAGTTTTTAAAATCCGATGTGGGAATGACGGGCGCTAATTTTGCCATTGCCGAAACGGGAACTTTTGTGGTTTGCACCAACGAGGGCAATGCCGACCTCACCGCCAGCCTGCCCAATCTGCACATTGCCAGCATCGGGATTGAGAAAATCCTCCCCAAAAAAGAAGACCTCGGCGTATTCATTCGCTTGCTCTCGCGCAGCGCTCTGGGCACGCCCGCCACGCAGTACACCTCGCATTTTTCCGCCCCAAGAGATGGTGCCGAAATGCACATTGTGTTGGTAGATAACGGGCGTTCAAAAAGATTAGGAAACGATGACTTCTGGGAATCCTTAAAGTGCATCCGCTGTGGTGCGTGTATGAACACCTGCCCCGTGTATCGCCGAAGCGGAGGCTTGGCCTATGGCGCTACTTACTCGGGGCCCATCGGGGTGATTATCGACCCGACTTTCGATGAGGAAAAATACTCCGAACTGCCCTTTCACTCCTCGCTCTGTGGCTCCTGCACCGAGGTTTGCCCCGTGCATATCAACATTTCCGACCAAATTATGAAATGGCGCCAAGTGATGGTGCGCCACAAGCATATGCCTTGGGCTAGGCGCAAAATGTTTGACGCTGCCGACCACGTATTAGGCTCGCCCAAGCTCTTCCGCACTGCCGAAAAAGTGGGGCATTATGCCGAGAAATTTGCCCCCGATGCGCTGATTTACTTCAAGGCAAACGGCTATGGCGAGTTCCACGATATGCCTAAAGTGAAGAAAGAAACCTTTAGAGATTGGTATTTGAAAAATAGAAAAGAGAAGTAA